The proteins below are encoded in one region of Eulemur rufifrons isolate Redbay chromosome 2, OSU_ERuf_1, whole genome shotgun sequence:
- the CAMSAP3 gene encoding calmodulin-regulated spectrin-associated protein 3 isoform X2 translates to MVEAAPPGPGPLRRTFLVPEIKSLDQYDFSRAKAAASLAWVLRAAFGGAEHVPPELWEPFYTDQYAQEHVKPPVTRLLLSAELYCRAWRQALPQLETPPSPSALLALLARRGTVPALPERPVREADLRHQPILMGAHLAVIDALMVAFAFEWTKTLPGPLALTSLEHKLLFWVDTTVRRLQEKTEQEAAQRASPAAPTDGAAPSQPSCPTRWYWKLVPHAIAFCLKESGSKPPMIRYRKDRAVARRAPCFPTVTTLQDLASGAALAATIHCYCPQLLRLEEVCLKDPMSVADSLYNLQLVQDFCASRLPRGCPLSLEDLLYVPPPLKVNLVVLLAEMFMCFEVLKPDFVQAKDLPDGHAASPRGSEASQPQNGGGSSSPVFNFRHPLLSPGGPQSPLRGSTGSLKSSPSMSHMEALGKAWNRQLSRPLSQAVSFSTPFGLDSDVDVVMGDPVLLRSVSSDSLGPPRPVPARTPTQPPPEPGDLPTIEEALQIIHSAEPRLLPDGAADGSFYLHSPEGPSKPALASPYLPEGASKPLSDGPTKAPVYLPHPEAPSKPSPCPVGEVSKPPVPSEGSPVATNSEVKMTSFAERKKQLVKAEAEAGAGSPTSSPAPPEALSSEMSELGARLEEKRRAIEAQKRRIEAIFAKHRQRLGKSAFLQVQPREASGDADAEAEPGLAPSGERPAGEGQGEPTSRPKSVTFSPELGPVPPEGLGEYNRAVSKLSAALSSLQRDMQRLTDQQQRLLAPPEAPGPAPPPAAWVIPGPTTGPKAASPSPARRAPATRRSPGPGPSPAPRSPKHARPAELRLAPLTRVLTPPHDVDSLPHLRKFSPSQVPVQTRSSILLAEGPPPEEPAARPGLIEIPLGSLEEPSAEDEGDGSPPGAEDSLEEEASSEGEPRAGLGFFYKDDDKPEDEMAQKRASLLERQQRRAEEARRRKQWQEAEKEQRREEAVRLAQEEAPVAPAAPMATPAPAARAPAEEEVGPRRGEFTRLEYERRAQLKLMDDLDKVLRPRAAGTGGPGRGGRRAPRPRSGCCDDSALARSPARGLLGSRLSKIYSQSTLSLSTVANEAPNNLGVKRPMSRAPSPSGLMSPSRLPGSRERDWENGSNASSPASVPEYTGPRLYKEPSAKSNKFIIHNALSHCCLAGKVNEPQKNRILEEIEKSKANHFLILFRDSSCQFRALYTLSGETEELSRLAGYGPRTVTPAMVEGIYKYNSDRKRFTQIPAKTMSMSVDAFTIQGHLWQSKKPTTPKKGGGTPK, encoded by the exons ATGGTGGAGGCGGCGCCCCCCGGGCCCGGGCCGCTGCGGAGGACCTTCCTGGTGCCCGAGATCAAGTCGCTGGACCAGTACGATTTCTCGCGGGCCAAGGCGGCGGCCAGCCTGGCGTGGGTGCTGCGGGCCGCGTTCGGGGGCGCAG agcACGTGCCCCCAGAGCTGTGGGAGCCCTTCTATACGGACCAGTACGCGCAGGAGCACGTGAAGCCCCCGGTGACGCGGCTGCTGCTCTCGGCCGAGCTCTACTGCCGGGCCTGGCGCCAGGCGCTGCCGCAGCTCGAGAcaccccccagcccctctgcacTGCTGGCTCTGCTGGCGCGGAGGGGCACGGTGCCCGCGCTGCCCGAGCGCCCGGTGCGTGAGGCGGACCTGAGACACCAGCCCATTCTCATG GGAGCCCACCTGGCTGTCATCGATGCCCTCATGGTTGCCTTTGCCTTCGAGTGGACAAAGACACTGCCAGGTCCCTTGGCCCTGACCAGCTTGGAGCACAAGCTCCTTTTCTGGGTGGACACG aCCGTCCGGCGGCTGCAGGAAAAGACGGAGCAGGAAGCTGCCCAGCGAGCTTCTCCCGCGGCCCCTACAGATGGGGCGGCCCCATCTCAGCCCTCg TGCCCCACGCGCTGGTACTGGAAGCTGGTTCCT CACGCAATTGCCTTCTGTTTGAAGGAGTCGGGGAGCAAACCCCCCATG ATCCGATACCGCAAGGACCGCGCCGTGGCCCGACGCGCCCCCTGCTTTCCGACCGTGACTACGCTCCAGGACTTGGCCAGTGGGGCCGCACTGGCTGCCACAATCCACTGCTATTGTCCCCAGCTATTGCGACTTGAGG AGGTGTGCCTCAAGGACCCCATGTCTGTGGCGGACAGCCTGTACAACCTCCAGCTGGTGCAAGATTTCTGTGCCTCCCGCCTCCCACGGGGCTGCCCTCTTTCCCTCGAGGACTTGCTCTATGTCCCACCACCACTCAAG GTCAACCTGGTTGTGCTGCTGGCCGAGATGTTCATGTGCTTTGAGGTGCTCAAGCCCGACTTCGTGCAAGCCAAGGACTTGCCCGACGGTCACG CCGCCTCCCCCCGGGGCTCCGAGGCCTCCCAACCTCAGAACGGCGGCGGCAGCAG TTCTCCTGTCTTCAACTTCCGCCACCCACTCCTGTCACCGGGCGGCCCCCAGTCTCCGCTTCGAGGATCCACAG gctcccTGAAGTCCTCCCCGTCCATGTCCCACATGGAGGCTCTCGGCAAGGCCTGGAACCGGCAGCTCAG CCGTCCCCTCTCCCAGGCTGTGTCATTCAGCACCCCCTTTGGCCTGGACAGCGATGTGGATGTCGTCATGGGAGACCCTGTCCTCCTCCGCTCGGTCAGCTCGGACAGTTTGGGTCCCCCTCGTCCCGTGCCGGCCCGGACCCCCACCCAGCCGCCCCCGGAGCCTGGTGACCTGCCTACCATCGAGGAGGCCCTGCAGATCATCCACAGTGCTGAGCCCCGGCTGCTTCCGGACGGGGCTGCCGATGGCAGCTTCTACCTCCACTCCCCAGAGGGGCCCTCCAAGCCGGCCCTCGCCTCCCCCTACCTGCCCGAGGGGGCCTCCAAACCTCTGTCTGACGGGCCCACCAAAGCACCCGTCTACCTGCCGCACCCAGAGGCCCCCTCGAAACCGTCTCCGTGCCCGGTGGGGGAGGTATCGAAACCGCCGGTCCCCTCCGAGGGCTCCCCAGTGGCCACCAACTCCGAAGTGAAGATGACCAGCTTCGCTGAACGCAAGAAGCAGCTGGTGAAGgcagaggctgaggccggagCGGGGTCCCCCacgtcctccccagccccacctgagGCCCTGAGCTCCGAGATGAGTGAGCTGGGGGCCCGGCTGGAGGAGAAGCGCAGGGCCATAGAGGCTCAGAAGCGGCGGATCGAGGCCATCTTTGCCAAGCACCGCCAGCGCCTGGGCAAGAGCGCCTTCCTGCAGGTGCAGCCCCGGGAGGCCTCGGGGGACGCAGATGCAGAGGCagagcctggcctggcccccagTGGGGAGCGGCCGGCGGGTGAGGGCCAGGGCGAGCCGACCTCCAGGCCCAAGTCAGTGACCTTCTCTCCGGAGCTGGGCCCGGTGCCCCCCGAGGGGCTGGGGGAGTACAACCGAGCGGTCAGCAAGCTGAGTGCCGCACTGAGTTCGCTGCAGCGGGACATGCAGAGGCTCACGGACCAGCAGCAACGGCTCCTGGCCCCGCCGGAGGCCCCTGGACCTGCCCCGCCCCCCGCTGCCTGGGTCATCCCTGGCCCCACGACGGGGCCCAAGGCTGCgtctcccagccctgcccggcGTGCCCCGGCCACCCGACGCAGCCCAGGGCCCGGGCCCAGCCCAGCACCCCGCAGCCCAAAGCATGCGCGGCCGGCGGAGCTGCGGCTGGCGCCCCTGACCAGGGTGCTCACGCCACCCCATGATGTGGACAGCCTCCCCCATCTGCGCAAGTTCTCGCCGAGCCAGGTGCCCGTGCAGACGCGCTCCTCCATCCTCCTGGCCGAGGGGCCGCCTCCTGAGGAGCCCGCGGCCCGGCCCGGCCTCATTGAGATCCCACTGGGCAGCCTGGAAGAGCCCTCCGCTGAGGACGAGGGTGACGGGAGCCCCCCTGGTGCAGAGGATTCATTGGAGGAAGAGGCGTCTTCGGAGGGGGAGCCCCGGGCCGGGCTGGGGTTCTTCTACAAG GACGACGACAAGCCTGAGGATGAGATGGCGCAAAAGCGGGCCAGCCTGCTGGAGCGGCAGCAGCGGCGGGCAGAGGAGGCGCGGCGGCGCAAACAGTGGCAGGAGGCGGAGAAGGAGCAGCGGAGAGAGGAAGCTGTGAG GCTGGCCCAGGAGGAGGCCCCTGTGGCCCCCGCGGCCCCCATGGCGACCCCGGCCCCTGCTGCTCGGGCCCCAGCCGAGGAGGAGGTGGGCCCCCGGCGGGGGGAGTTCACGCGGCTGGAGTACGAGCGCCGGGCCCAGCTGAAACTGATGGATGACCTCGACAAGGTGCTGCGGCCCCGGGCCGCGGGGACCGGGGGGCCGGGTCGGGGCGGGCGGAGGGCCCCCCGGCCACGCTCTGGTTGCTGCGATGACTCGGCCTTGGCTCGAAGCCCAGCCCGCGGACTGCTGG GTTCTCGGCTCAGCAAGATCTACTCCCAGTCCACCCTGTCCTTATCCACTGTGGCCAACGAGGCCCCCAATAACCTGGGTGTGAAGAGACCGATGTCTCG GGCGCCATCCCCATCGGGCCTTATGTCCCCAAGCCGCCTGCCTGGTAGCCGTGAGCGCGACTGGGAGAATGGCAGCAACGCCTCCTCCCCGGCATCGGTGCCCGAGTACACGG GTCCGCGGCTGTACAAGGAGCCCAGCGCCAAGTCCAACAAGTTCATCATCCACAACGCCCTGTCGCACTGCTGCCTGGCGGGCAAGGTGAACGAACCACAGAAGAACCGCATTCTCGAG GAAATTGAGAAGAGCAAGGCCAACCACTTCCTGATCCTCTTTCGCGACTCGAGCTGCCAGTTCCGGGCGCTCTACACGCTGTCGGGGGAGACGGAGGAGCTGTCGCGGCTGGCGGGCTATGGACCCCGGACCGTCACGCCCGCCATGGTTGAGGGCATCTACAAGTACAACTCGGACCGCAAGCGCTTCACCCAGATCCCCGCCAAGACCATGTCCATGAGCGTCGATGCCTTCACCATCCAGGGACACCTCTGGCAGAGCAAGAAGCCCACCACTCCCAAGAAGGGCGGCGGCACCCCCAAATAG
- the CAMSAP3 gene encoding calmodulin-regulated spectrin-associated protein 3 isoform X1 — translation MVEAAPPGPGPLRRTFLVPEIKSLDQYDFSRAKAAASLAWVLRAAFGGAEHVPPELWEPFYTDQYAQEHVKPPVTRLLLSAELYCRAWRQALPQLETPPSPSALLALLARRGTVPALPERPVREADLRHQPILMGAHLAVIDALMVAFAFEWTKTLPGPLALTSLEHKLLFWVDTTVRRLQEKTEQEAAQRASPAAPTDGAAPSQPSHAIAFCLKESGSKPPMIRYRKDRAVARRAPCFPTVTTLQDLASGAALAATIHCYCPQLLRLEEVCLKDPMSVADSLYNLQLVQDFCASRLPRGCPLSLEDLLYVPPPLKVNLVVLLAEMFMCFEVLKPDFVQAKDLPDGHAASPRGSEASQPQNGGGSSSPVFNFRHPLLSPGGPQSPLRGSTGSLKSSPSMSHMEALGKAWNRQLSRPLSQAVSFSTPFGLDSDVDVVMGDPVLLRSVSSDSLGPPRPVPARTPTQPPPEPGDLPTIEEALQIIHSAEPRLLPDGAADGSFYLHSPEGPSKPALASPYLPEGASKPLSDGPTKAPVYLPHPEAPSKPSPCPVGEVSKPPVPSEGSPVATNSEVKMTSFAERKKQLVKAEAEAGAGSPTSSPAPPEALSSEMSELGARLEEKRRAIEAQKRRIEAIFAKHRQRLGKSAFLQVQPREASGDADAEAEPGLAPSGERPAGEGQGEPTSRPKSVTFSPELGPVPPEGLGEYNRAVSKLSAALSSLQRDMQRLTDQQQRLLAPPEAPGPAPPPAAWVIPGPTTGPKAASPSPARRAPATRRSPGPGPSPAPRSPKHARPAELRLAPLTRVLTPPHDVDSLPHLRKFSPSQVPVQTRSSILLAEGPPPEEPAARPGLIEIPLGSLEEPSAEDEGDGSPPGAEDSLEEEASSEGEPRAGLGFFYKDDDKPEDEMAQKRASLLERQQRRAEEARRRKQWQEAEKEQRREEAVRLAQEEAPVAPAAPMATPAPAARAPAEEEVGPRRGEFTRLEYERRAQLKLMDDLDKVLRPRAAGTGGPGRGGRRAPRPRSGCCDDSALARSPARGLLGSRLSKIYSQSTLSLSTVANEAPNNLGVKRPMSRAPSPSGLMSPSRLPGSRERDWENGSNASSPASVPEYTGPRLYKEPSAKSNKFIIHNALSHCCLAGKVNEPQKNRILEEIEKSKANHFLILFRDSSCQFRALYTLSGETEELSRLAGYGPRTVTPAMVEGIYKYNSDRKRFTQIPAKTMSMSVDAFTIQGHLWQSKKPTTPKKGGGTPK, via the exons ATGGTGGAGGCGGCGCCCCCCGGGCCCGGGCCGCTGCGGAGGACCTTCCTGGTGCCCGAGATCAAGTCGCTGGACCAGTACGATTTCTCGCGGGCCAAGGCGGCGGCCAGCCTGGCGTGGGTGCTGCGGGCCGCGTTCGGGGGCGCAG agcACGTGCCCCCAGAGCTGTGGGAGCCCTTCTATACGGACCAGTACGCGCAGGAGCACGTGAAGCCCCCGGTGACGCGGCTGCTGCTCTCGGCCGAGCTCTACTGCCGGGCCTGGCGCCAGGCGCTGCCGCAGCTCGAGAcaccccccagcccctctgcacTGCTGGCTCTGCTGGCGCGGAGGGGCACGGTGCCCGCGCTGCCCGAGCGCCCGGTGCGTGAGGCGGACCTGAGACACCAGCCCATTCTCATG GGAGCCCACCTGGCTGTCATCGATGCCCTCATGGTTGCCTTTGCCTTCGAGTGGACAAAGACACTGCCAGGTCCCTTGGCCCTGACCAGCTTGGAGCACAAGCTCCTTTTCTGGGTGGACACG aCCGTCCGGCGGCTGCAGGAAAAGACGGAGCAGGAAGCTGCCCAGCGAGCTTCTCCCGCGGCCCCTACAGATGGGGCGGCCCCATCTCAGCCCTCg CACGCAATTGCCTTCTGTTTGAAGGAGTCGGGGAGCAAACCCCCCATG ATCCGATACCGCAAGGACCGCGCCGTGGCCCGACGCGCCCCCTGCTTTCCGACCGTGACTACGCTCCAGGACTTGGCCAGTGGGGCCGCACTGGCTGCCACAATCCACTGCTATTGTCCCCAGCTATTGCGACTTGAGG AGGTGTGCCTCAAGGACCCCATGTCTGTGGCGGACAGCCTGTACAACCTCCAGCTGGTGCAAGATTTCTGTGCCTCCCGCCTCCCACGGGGCTGCCCTCTTTCCCTCGAGGACTTGCTCTATGTCCCACCACCACTCAAG GTCAACCTGGTTGTGCTGCTGGCCGAGATGTTCATGTGCTTTGAGGTGCTCAAGCCCGACTTCGTGCAAGCCAAGGACTTGCCCGACGGTCACG CCGCCTCCCCCCGGGGCTCCGAGGCCTCCCAACCTCAGAACGGCGGCGGCAGCAG TTCTCCTGTCTTCAACTTCCGCCACCCACTCCTGTCACCGGGCGGCCCCCAGTCTCCGCTTCGAGGATCCACAG gctcccTGAAGTCCTCCCCGTCCATGTCCCACATGGAGGCTCTCGGCAAGGCCTGGAACCGGCAGCTCAG CCGTCCCCTCTCCCAGGCTGTGTCATTCAGCACCCCCTTTGGCCTGGACAGCGATGTGGATGTCGTCATGGGAGACCCTGTCCTCCTCCGCTCGGTCAGCTCGGACAGTTTGGGTCCCCCTCGTCCCGTGCCGGCCCGGACCCCCACCCAGCCGCCCCCGGAGCCTGGTGACCTGCCTACCATCGAGGAGGCCCTGCAGATCATCCACAGTGCTGAGCCCCGGCTGCTTCCGGACGGGGCTGCCGATGGCAGCTTCTACCTCCACTCCCCAGAGGGGCCCTCCAAGCCGGCCCTCGCCTCCCCCTACCTGCCCGAGGGGGCCTCCAAACCTCTGTCTGACGGGCCCACCAAAGCACCCGTCTACCTGCCGCACCCAGAGGCCCCCTCGAAACCGTCTCCGTGCCCGGTGGGGGAGGTATCGAAACCGCCGGTCCCCTCCGAGGGCTCCCCAGTGGCCACCAACTCCGAAGTGAAGATGACCAGCTTCGCTGAACGCAAGAAGCAGCTGGTGAAGgcagaggctgaggccggagCGGGGTCCCCCacgtcctccccagccccacctgagGCCCTGAGCTCCGAGATGAGTGAGCTGGGGGCCCGGCTGGAGGAGAAGCGCAGGGCCATAGAGGCTCAGAAGCGGCGGATCGAGGCCATCTTTGCCAAGCACCGCCAGCGCCTGGGCAAGAGCGCCTTCCTGCAGGTGCAGCCCCGGGAGGCCTCGGGGGACGCAGATGCAGAGGCagagcctggcctggcccccagTGGGGAGCGGCCGGCGGGTGAGGGCCAGGGCGAGCCGACCTCCAGGCCCAAGTCAGTGACCTTCTCTCCGGAGCTGGGCCCGGTGCCCCCCGAGGGGCTGGGGGAGTACAACCGAGCGGTCAGCAAGCTGAGTGCCGCACTGAGTTCGCTGCAGCGGGACATGCAGAGGCTCACGGACCAGCAGCAACGGCTCCTGGCCCCGCCGGAGGCCCCTGGACCTGCCCCGCCCCCCGCTGCCTGGGTCATCCCTGGCCCCACGACGGGGCCCAAGGCTGCgtctcccagccctgcccggcGTGCCCCGGCCACCCGACGCAGCCCAGGGCCCGGGCCCAGCCCAGCACCCCGCAGCCCAAAGCATGCGCGGCCGGCGGAGCTGCGGCTGGCGCCCCTGACCAGGGTGCTCACGCCACCCCATGATGTGGACAGCCTCCCCCATCTGCGCAAGTTCTCGCCGAGCCAGGTGCCCGTGCAGACGCGCTCCTCCATCCTCCTGGCCGAGGGGCCGCCTCCTGAGGAGCCCGCGGCCCGGCCCGGCCTCATTGAGATCCCACTGGGCAGCCTGGAAGAGCCCTCCGCTGAGGACGAGGGTGACGGGAGCCCCCCTGGTGCAGAGGATTCATTGGAGGAAGAGGCGTCTTCGGAGGGGGAGCCCCGGGCCGGGCTGGGGTTCTTCTACAAG GACGACGACAAGCCTGAGGATGAGATGGCGCAAAAGCGGGCCAGCCTGCTGGAGCGGCAGCAGCGGCGGGCAGAGGAGGCGCGGCGGCGCAAACAGTGGCAGGAGGCGGAGAAGGAGCAGCGGAGAGAGGAAGCTGTGAG GCTGGCCCAGGAGGAGGCCCCTGTGGCCCCCGCGGCCCCCATGGCGACCCCGGCCCCTGCTGCTCGGGCCCCAGCCGAGGAGGAGGTGGGCCCCCGGCGGGGGGAGTTCACGCGGCTGGAGTACGAGCGCCGGGCCCAGCTGAAACTGATGGATGACCTCGACAAGGTGCTGCGGCCCCGGGCCGCGGGGACCGGGGGGCCGGGTCGGGGCGGGCGGAGGGCCCCCCGGCCACGCTCTGGTTGCTGCGATGACTCGGCCTTGGCTCGAAGCCCAGCCCGCGGACTGCTGG GTTCTCGGCTCAGCAAGATCTACTCCCAGTCCACCCTGTCCTTATCCACTGTGGCCAACGAGGCCCCCAATAACCTGGGTGTGAAGAGACCGATGTCTCG GGCGCCATCCCCATCGGGCCTTATGTCCCCAAGCCGCCTGCCTGGTAGCCGTGAGCGCGACTGGGAGAATGGCAGCAACGCCTCCTCCCCGGCATCGGTGCCCGAGTACACGG GTCCGCGGCTGTACAAGGAGCCCAGCGCCAAGTCCAACAAGTTCATCATCCACAACGCCCTGTCGCACTGCTGCCTGGCGGGCAAGGTGAACGAACCACAGAAGAACCGCATTCTCGAG GAAATTGAGAAGAGCAAGGCCAACCACTTCCTGATCCTCTTTCGCGACTCGAGCTGCCAGTTCCGGGCGCTCTACACGCTGTCGGGGGAGACGGAGGAGCTGTCGCGGCTGGCGGGCTATGGACCCCGGACCGTCACGCCCGCCATGGTTGAGGGCATCTACAAGTACAACTCGGACCGCAAGCGCTTCACCCAGATCCCCGCCAAGACCATGTCCATGAGCGTCGATGCCTTCACCATCCAGGGACACCTCTGGCAGAGCAAGAAGCCCACCACTCCCAAGAAGGGCGGCGGCACCCCCAAATAG